From Methanocorpusculum sp., the proteins below share one genomic window:
- a CDS encoding radical SAM protein, giving the protein MPDTFLSTYLNTAIKKLIKDVLKGTLSNRKETAFLLSQARQQRENAKKRGAHPNMPVFLIASITSSCNLHCVGCYARATGMCGDAPGGAEPLTVPEWENIFGQAEELGVSFILLAGGEPLLRRDLIGAAAGHASIIFPIFTNGTLIDAEYTKLFDDNRNLVPVISIEGGIEETDARRGSGTYTSILASMGRLRAEKILFGVSVTITTENLAEVTSAAFLDLLRDQGCRLVFYIEYTAIDHGSKEMELDAVMREELEGKLTTIKSAYPGMVFISFPGDEKHMGGCLAGGRGFFHINPYGSAEPCPFSPYSDRNLRNVSLLDAVNSPFFARLIDAGLVGGEHDGGCALFEHEAEVIALMNKE; this is encoded by the coding sequence ATGCCGGATACGTTTCTTTCCACCTACCTGAATACCGCGATAAAAAAGCTGATCAAAGATGTCCTGAAGGGAACGCTTTCGAACAGGAAGGAGACGGCGTTTCTGTTATCGCAGGCACGTCAGCAGCGGGAGAATGCGAAGAAGCGGGGTGCACATCCGAATATGCCGGTGTTTCTTATCGCGAGTATCACGTCGTCGTGCAATCTTCACTGTGTGGGCTGCTATGCGAGAGCGACGGGTATGTGCGGCGATGCGCCGGGAGGAGCGGAACCGCTGACCGTTCCCGAGTGGGAGAATATTTTCGGTCAGGCAGAGGAGCTCGGGGTCTCGTTTATCCTTCTCGCGGGAGGGGAACCTCTTCTCCGCCGCGATCTGATCGGGGCGGCGGCAGGGCACGCATCGATCATCTTCCCGATATTTACGAACGGGACGCTGATCGATGCAGAGTATACGAAGCTTTTCGATGATAACCGGAATCTCGTCCCGGTCATCAGCATCGAAGGGGGCATCGAGGAGACGGATGCCCGCCGGGGTTCGGGGACGTATACCTCGATCCTTGCGTCGATGGGTCGCCTCCGTGCTGAAAAGATCCTGTTTGGCGTTTCGGTGACGATCACGACGGAGAATCTTGCCGAGGTGACGTCGGCTGCGTTCCTGGATCTGCTGCGGGACCAGGGATGCAGGCTCGTGTTCTATATCGAGTATACGGCGATCGATCACGGCTCAAAGGAGATGGAACTGGACGCGGTGATGCGTGAGGAGCTGGAGGGGAAACTGACAACGATCAAGTCGGCGTATCCGGGGATGGTGTTTATTTCGTTCCCGGGAGACGAGAAGCATATGGGGGGGTGTCTTGCGGGCGGGAGAGGATTTTTCCATATCAATCCGTACGGTTCGGCAGAGCCGTGCCCGTTTTCGCCGTATTCAGACCGGAATCTCCGGAACGTTTCTCTGCTGGATGCGGTGAACTCGCCGTTTTTTGCAAGGCTGATCGATGCGGGTCTCGTGGGCGGGGAGCATGACGGCGGCTGTGCTTTGTTCGAGCACGAGGCGGAAGTCATCGCCCTCATGAATAAGGAGTGA
- a CDS encoding cation:proton antiporter, translating to MVVQMGILLAVVIVLACSIGVLFISKKIHIPFIIGYFITGIIVGPFGLHLITEEQVAILAELGVILLMFTIGLEISLKNLLSMKKVVLIGGGMQMIITTVLIWAALQLAGLPSNTAIFLGMMVSTSSTAIVLNIYQTKGQMATKHGKIALGILIFQDLAVVPMMMLAPILAGPEETNLLGTVLNFVVGLGMLGIILIAAIYLVPKFLQRVALTRSSELFIISIVTICLGIAWLMSLNGVSLALGAFLAGVAISESDYSHEVIGQIMPIRDLLTSFFFVSIGMLLNLTFLAQHLPFLLILAAALIIAKLVVSFISVKVIGMATGVALLSAFGLSQIGEFSFVLGATGYSSGILSDNMYQIFLAVSIMTMIMTPTMISIAPKFVDRFFPTPVPEGPGYSSPAGSVEDELPIGHVIIVGYGLTGHYVAKALKKVSIPYVILELNPETVSTEKKLGENIHYGDASREGILEFAGIKKAQTIVVSIPQMDTTKAIVTTARRMNPKIGIITRSRYISETAELYRLGADEVIVDEKEAALQIFHRILSNQQVPVQDFDLYAKQARNEIYDKYIEMPINSNLKLNTKGGKFEIVRMRAKQANEMLSKNKSRVEQIRVEKGSKIAGKRISDVQLRKNYGVSVIAVRCAGKVDAVVSPDGDTILNEGDTAVVIGDRDSIASMMVLFAEKIE from the coding sequence ATGGTCGTTCAAATGGGTATTTTACTGGCGGTGGTGATCGTGCTCGCATGCTCGATCGGCGTGTTATTTATCAGCAAAAAGATCCATATCCCGTTCATTATCGGGTATTTTATAACAGGAATCATCGTCGGCCCCTTCGGTCTCCATCTGATCACCGAAGAGCAGGTCGCCATTCTCGCAGAACTCGGTGTCATTCTTTTGATGTTCACCATCGGTCTTGAGATCTCGCTCAAAAACCTCCTCTCCATGAAAAAGGTCGTCCTGATCGGCGGCGGTATGCAGATGATCATCACGACAGTCCTCATCTGGGCTGCCCTGCAGCTCGCAGGACTCCCCTCCAACACCGCTATATTCCTTGGAATGATGGTCTCGACATCGTCAACGGCCATCGTTTTGAATATCTATCAGACAAAAGGGCAGATGGCGACCAAACACGGAAAGATCGCTCTCGGCATCCTGATCTTCCAGGATCTCGCGGTCGTTCCGATGATGATGCTCGCACCAATCCTTGCCGGTCCCGAAGAGACCAATCTCCTTGGAACCGTGCTGAACTTCGTGGTCGGTCTTGGAATGCTCGGCATCATCCTGATCGCTGCCATCTATCTCGTCCCGAAATTTCTGCAAAGGGTCGCCCTCACTCGGAGCAGTGAACTCTTTATCATCTCGATCGTGACCATTTGTCTCGGGATCGCCTGGCTCATGTCCTTAAACGGCGTGTCTCTCGCGCTCGGAGCGTTCCTTGCTGGAGTTGCCATCTCCGAATCGGATTACAGTCATGAGGTCATCGGACAGATCATGCCGATCAGGGATCTCCTGACCAGTTTCTTCTTCGTCTCCATCGGCATGCTGCTGAACCTTACGTTCCTCGCCCAGCATCTGCCTTTCCTCCTCATACTTGCCGCCGCATTGATCATTGCAAAACTCGTGGTGAGCTTTATCTCCGTCAAGGTGATTGGGATGGCAACAGGTGTCGCACTTCTCTCGGCATTCGGTCTCTCCCAGATAGGAGAGTTCTCCTTTGTTCTCGGAGCCACCGGATATTCCAGCGGTATTCTGAGCGATAATATGTATCAGATATTTCTCGCGGTCTCGATCATGACGATGATCATGACGCCGACCATGATCAGTATCGCGCCCAAGTTCGTCGACCGGTTCTTCCCGACACCGGTTCCGGAGGGACCCGGATACAGCAGCCCTGCCGGGAGCGTCGAGGATGAACTCCCGATCGGGCACGTCATCATCGTCGGTTACGGACTTACCGGCCATTATGTGGCAAAAGCACTGAAAAAAGTGAGCATTCCCTACGTTATTCTCGAACTCAACCCGGAAACGGTTTCAACCGAGAAAAAGCTCGGGGAGAACATCCACTACGGCGATGCGTCGAGGGAAGGCATCCTGGAATTTGCCGGGATCAAAAAAGCCCAGACGATCGTAGTCTCGATCCCGCAGATGGACACGACCAAGGCGATCGTCACGACCGCACGCAGAATGAATCCGAAGATCGGGATCATCACGAGATCGCGGTACATCTCCGAGACCGCCGAGCTGTATCGTCTCGGAGCCGATGAAGTGATCGTGGATGAAAAGGAAGCGGCCCTTCAGATCTTCCATCGGATCCTTTCCAATCAGCAGGTGCCGGTACAGGACTTCGATCTGTATGCAAAACAGGCAAGAAACGAGATCTACGACAAATATATCGAGATGCCGATCAATTCAAATCTCAAACTAAATACAAAAGGCGGGAAATTCGAGATCGTCAGGATGCGGGCAAAGCAGGCGAATGAGATGCTGTCCAAAAATAAATCACGGGTCGAACAGATCAGGGTCGAGAAAGGGTCAAAGATCGCAGGCAAGCGGATCTCCGATGTCCAGCTTCGTAAGAATTACGGTGTCTCGGTCATTGCCGTCCGGTGTGCGGGGAAAGTGGACGCAGTAGTATCCCCGGACGGAGATACGATCCTGAACGAAGGAGATACCGCAGTAGTTATCGGCGACCGGGATTCCATCGCATCTATGATGGTATTGTTCGCTGAGAAAATAGAGTGA
- a CDS encoding HAD family hydrolase: MQTLLSTPFKAVLFDMDNTLFDFVDAMKNGCVAAAASVGEGTGDELLSYYVRWKYHFEDHTNLQDFMLAHNRFSVEKYFEAVGAFDEAKMKSLVSYPGIEEVLTGLRSSGYRLAVVTDAFSYAAELRLEHLGLKSYFDVIVGYDTTGYKKPHHAPFECALDLLGLSPHEAAYVGDSIRRDIEPVRSLGMTAVYAKYGDRNFFDHPSLACPQKVLVADTPADILRLLRP, from the coding sequence ATGCAGACCCTGCTGTCCACCCCGTTCAAAGCTGTTCTCTTTGATATGGACAATACGCTCTTCGATTTCGTGGATGCCATGAAAAACGGCTGCGTGGCGGCCGCCGCTTCGGTCGGCGAAGGGACCGGCGATGAACTTCTGAGTTATTATGTCCGGTGGAAGTATCATTTCGAGGACCACACCAATCTTCAGGACTTTATGCTGGCCCACAACCGTTTCTCGGTCGAGAAATACTTCGAGGCAGTCGGCGCTTTTGATGAAGCAAAAATGAAGAGCCTTGTCTCCTATCCGGGAATCGAGGAGGTCTTAACTGGTCTCAGATCATCAGGATACCGCCTCGCGGTCGTGACGGACGCATTTTCCTACGCCGCCGAACTGCGTCTCGAACATCTCGGACTGAAATCCTATTTTGATGTGATCGTCGGGTATGATACGACAGGCTACAAAAAACCGCATCATGCTCCGTTCGAGTGTGCCCTGGATCTTCTCGGACTCTCGCCGCACGAAGCAGCCTACGTCGGCGATTCGATCCGGCGCGACATCGAACCGGTCCGGTCGCTCGGCATGACTGCCGTCTATGCAAAATACGGGGATCGGAACTTTTTCGACCATCCGTCCCTTGCCTGCCCGCAAAAAGTGCTCGTTGCCGACACGCCGGCAGATATTCTCCGGCTGTTACGACCATAA
- a CDS encoding MBL fold metallo-hydrolase, with protein sequence MMLDTGFLERIAPYIEPLTDEGRAEYIAEGEESIKIREKEGLSPRDYLQLVENIGLYLGKTTGAGFDSHYQKIPLTKDKTLLVIQLPGGGNLNVFLTPEGKMILDTGYGCYYKDCERMLNAVGAGDFSDVKFVVCTHGDADHCGASGYFPVTPVMHPVTKELLESGTRGYASPNGREILEKFYTTTINTYSRMNIPETVRYCKTEPVRKHGLFPVIDEFEFAGMRFEVWASLGGHIAGQIFLYEPDEGLLFTSDALLNFATLTKARADYSSIADSMIGSVNVNSDIARTERRELMRITKELDDELKKSGRRLLICCGHGAVSILDEKGMLSPYSEPLYYSAGSC encoded by the coding sequence ATGATGCTTGATACCGGTTTTTTAGAACGTATCGCTCCTTATATTGAACCCCTCACGGATGAGGGACGTGCCGAATATATTGCGGAAGGCGAGGAATCAATCAAGATCCGGGAGAAGGAGGGACTCTCTCCCCGGGATTATTTACAGCTGGTCGAAAACATCGGGCTGTATCTTGGCAAGACCACGGGTGCGGGCTTCGATTCCCATTATCAGAAGATCCCGCTCACAAAGGACAAGACCCTCCTTGTGATCCAGCTGCCGGGCGGCGGAAATCTGAACGTATTTCTGACACCTGAGGGCAAAATGATCCTGGATACCGGATACGGCTGCTACTATAAAGACTGCGAGCGGATGCTTAACGCAGTCGGTGCCGGGGATTTTTCCGATGTGAAGTTCGTGGTCTGCACGCACGGCGATGCGGATCACTGCGGAGCGTCCGGCTATTTCCCGGTCACGCCGGTGATGCATCCGGTCACAAAAGAGCTGCTTGAAAGCGGCACGCGGGGCTATGCATCGCCCAACGGCCGCGAGATCCTGGAGAAGTTCTATACGACGACGATCAACACCTACTCCCGCATGAATATCCCGGAAACGGTCAGATACTGTAAGACCGAGCCGGTCAGAAAACACGGGCTTTTCCCGGTCATCGACGAGTTCGAGTTTGCCGGAATGAGGTTCGAAGTGTGGGCAAGTCTCGGCGGCCATATCGCGGGTCAGATCTTTTTGTATGAACCGGACGAGGGGCTGCTTTTCACGAGTGACGCTCTGCTGAATTTTGCGACGCTGACAAAAGCCCGTGCGGACTACAGTTCGATCGCCGATTCGATGATCGGGTCGGTGAATGTGAACAGTGATATCGCACGAACCGAGCGGCGGGAACTCATGCGGATCACAAAAGAACTCGACGACGAACTGAAAAAATCCGGCAGACGTCTCCTGATCTGCTGCGGTCACGGGGCAGTGTCAATTCTGGATGAGAAAGGCATGCTCTCACCTTACAGTGAACCGCTCTACTACTCGGCAGGATCCTGCTGA
- a CDS encoding type II CAAX endopeptidase family protein produces the protein MYPYKETIKKHPIIAFFLIAFACSWIIWSIPLVIPLNTPAYMMLICVIGAFGPALSAVLLSKLLKPAQTAIPRWKNILRFAVLFCIILPFALFWPMLSGSLADPVFLILCSILATLSAVVITRIFSRTEGVRDLMGSLGQWRVKPVWYLFALGVWPVLVILSSVIDLLYSGQSFSTYISGIESIQPLSAVILFFTILLIGGPLQEEPGWRGFALPKLQFLFNPIVVSIILGFFWQLWHIPLYFTGFYPFDMTDIIARFVWFLPGVLIITWLYNRSGGSLLILVLFHASIDAFPQILPAQTGNAADIFNVLLLILAVILVFTDKMWKKRKPLPAYSQGKALLS, from the coding sequence GTGTATCCCTACAAAGAAACCATCAAAAAACACCCGATCATCGCTTTTTTCCTGATCGCCTTCGCCTGTTCTTGGATCATCTGGAGCATTCCTCTCGTCATCCCGCTCAATACACCTGCATATATGATGCTCATCTGCGTCATAGGTGCATTCGGTCCGGCACTCAGCGCCGTACTCCTCTCCAAACTCCTGAAACCCGCACAAACCGCCATCCCGCGATGGAAAAACATTCTCCGGTTCGCCGTCCTCTTCTGTATCATCCTGCCGTTCGCTCTTTTCTGGCCCATGCTCAGCGGCAGTCTCGCGGACCCGGTCTTCCTTATCCTCTGCAGTATCCTTGCCACTCTCTCCGCCGTCGTCATCACCCGGATCTTCTCCCGCACCGAAGGTGTCCGGGACCTCATGGGTTCACTCGGACAGTGGAGAGTAAAACCAGTATGGTATCTCTTCGCTCTCGGAGTATGGCCGGTGCTCGTCATCCTCAGCAGCGTGATCGACCTGCTGTACAGCGGGCAGTCCTTCTCAACATACATCTCAGGGATAGAGAGCATCCAGCCGCTCTCCGCCGTGATCCTCTTTTTCACGATCCTCCTCATCGGCGGACCCCTGCAGGAAGAACCCGGATGGAGAGGATTCGCACTGCCGAAACTCCAATTCCTCTTCAACCCGATCGTTGTGAGTATCATCCTCGGATTTTTCTGGCAGCTCTGGCATATCCCTCTCTACTTCACCGGATTCTATCCCTTCGACATGACCGATATCATAGCCAGGTTTGTCTGGTTCCTTCCCGGCGTCCTCATCATAACTTGGCTTTATAACCGCAGCGGAGGAAGTCTCCTAATACTTGTTCTATTCCATGCATCCATCGACGCATTCCCCCAGATCCTTCCGGCACAGACCGGCAATGCCGCCGACATATTTAATGTGCTCCTCCTCATTCTGGCAGTCATCCTTGTCTTCACCGACAAAATGTGGAAAAAACGAAAACCCCTCCCCGCCTACTCGCAAGGCAAAGCCTTGCTCAGCTAA